Proteins encoded within one genomic window of Lepidochelys kempii isolate rLepKem1 chromosome 11, rLepKem1.hap2, whole genome shotgun sequence:
- the C11H2orf76 gene encoding UPF0538 protein C2orf76 homolog isoform X2 has translation MSSENSAITVRLVRSFEHRNFRPVVYHGVNLDQTVKQFITFVRNDVSLRTGLPPPFKKYKYDTMKIIHQAHGSKTNELVVSLEDDDKLILKEDSTLKAAGVEEEVLDLLG, from the exons ATGTCATCGGAAAACTCAGCCATTACTGTTCGCCTGGTTCGCTCCTTTGAGCACCGTAATTTCAGACCAGTGGTGTATCATGGAGTTAACTTGGACCAAACTGTAAAGCAGTTCATTACATTTGTAAGGAATG atGTGTCTTTAAGAACAGGACTTCCACCTCCCTTTAAAAAATACAAGTATG atACAATGAAGATTATTCACCAAGCACATGGATCTAAG ACCAATGAACTTGTAGTGAGTTTGGAGGATGATGACAAACTCATTTTAAAAGAagacagcactttgaaagcaGCTGGAGTAG
- the DBI gene encoding acyl-CoA-binding protein: MSQAEFDKAAEEVKQLKSQPTDEEMLYIYSHFKQATVGDINTERPGFLDFKGKAKWDAWNALKGIAKEEAMKAYIAKVEELKGKYGI; the protein is encoded by the exons ATGTCTCAG GCTGAGTTTGATAAAGCTGCTGAAGAAGTTAAGCAACTGAAATCTCAACCAACAGATGAAGAAATGCTGTACATCTACAGTCACTTCAAACAAGCTACAGTTGGAGATATAAACACAG AGCGCCCTGGCTTTCTTGACTTCAAAGGCAAAGCAAAGTGGGATGCCTGGAATGCATTAAAAG GAATAGCCAAAGAAGAGGCAATGAAAGCTTACATAGCGAAAGTGGAAGAATTAAAGGGCAAATATGGCATCTAA